Proteins from a genomic interval of Microbacterium phyllosphaerae:
- a CDS encoding acyl-CoA dehydrogenase family protein — MERDIYEEDHEAFRDLVKDFVKRHVSNEAIERWDAAGEIDRATMLAAGEAGLIGLSVPEEFGGAGMLQDYRFRTIVMEEVIASGAGSLAGAFGIQDDLAVPYLVHMGTQEQKEKWLPRMATGEVLGALAMTDPGAGSDLRGIKTNAKKVDGGYILNGAKTFISSGTTADVVVTFVKTGEGNRPDAFSLLLVEKGMEGFDQGKKLSKMGFHGWDTAELSFTDVFIPDENLISGKEGQGFIQLMLNLPLERLSIGVAAAAAAQAALDWTVAYTKDREAFGERIADFQNTRFRLADMAATTDAMWAYIDRALLAYKNSTLTAEDAAKVKFWATEREWEVLDTGVQLHGGYGYIMEYPIARAFTDARVHRIYGGTNEIMRDLVGRQIVGKR, encoded by the coding sequence ATGGAACGCGACATCTACGAAGAGGATCACGAGGCATTCCGCGACCTCGTCAAGGACTTCGTCAAGCGCCACGTGAGCAACGAGGCGATCGAGCGGTGGGATGCCGCGGGCGAGATCGACCGCGCGACCATGCTGGCCGCCGGCGAGGCGGGCCTGATCGGACTCTCCGTCCCCGAGGAGTTCGGCGGCGCGGGGATGCTGCAGGACTACCGCTTCCGCACCATCGTGATGGAAGAGGTCATCGCCTCGGGCGCGGGGTCGCTCGCCGGTGCCTTCGGCATCCAGGACGATCTGGCCGTGCCGTACCTCGTGCACATGGGAACGCAGGAGCAGAAGGAGAAGTGGCTCCCGCGCATGGCGACGGGCGAGGTGCTCGGCGCGCTCGCCATGACCGACCCCGGTGCGGGGTCTGACCTTCGCGGCATCAAGACCAACGCCAAGAAGGTCGACGGCGGGTACATCCTCAACGGCGCGAAGACATTCATCTCGTCGGGCACGACGGCCGACGTCGTCGTGACCTTCGTCAAGACCGGCGAGGGCAATCGTCCCGACGCGTTCAGCCTGCTGCTCGTCGAGAAGGGCATGGAGGGGTTCGACCAGGGCAAGAAGCTCAGCAAGATGGGCTTCCACGGCTGGGACACCGCTGAGCTCAGCTTCACCGACGTGTTCATCCCCGACGAGAACCTCATCAGCGGCAAAGAGGGTCAGGGGTTCATCCAGCTGATGCTGAACCTGCCGCTCGAGCGTCTCTCGATCGGCGTCGCCGCGGCCGCCGCCGCTCAGGCCGCCCTCGACTGGACCGTCGCCTACACGAAGGACCGCGAGGCGTTCGGCGAGCGCATCGCCGACTTCCAGAACACCCGCTTCCGCCTCGCCGACATGGCGGCCACGACCGACGCGATGTGGGCGTACATCGACCGCGCGCTGCTCGCCTACAAGAACAGCACGCTCACCGCGGAGGATGCCGCGAAGGTCAAGTTCTGGGCGACCGAGCGCGAGTGGGAGGTGCTCGACACGGGCGTGCAGCTGCACGGCGGCTACGGCTACATCATGGAGTATCCGATCGCCCGCGCCTTCACCGATGCCCGGGTGCACCGCATCTACGGCGGCACGAACGAGATCATGCGCGACCTCGTCGGCCGTCAGATCGTCGGCAAGCGCTGA
- a CDS encoding ribbon-helix-helix domain-containing protein: MTNAKVSLSLSEGDVAFLDLETLSGRYASRSAAVQDAVRLLRESRLADAYAEAFAEGYDDAWDAADADGLASA, from the coding sequence ATGACAAACGCCAAAGTCAGTCTGAGCTTGAGCGAAGGTGATGTCGCGTTCCTCGATCTCGAGACGCTGAGCGGCAGGTACGCCTCTCGCTCTGCTGCGGTGCAGGATGCCGTCCGACTTCTGCGCGAGAGCCGGCTCGCTGATGCCTATGCAGAGGCGTTCGCCGAGGGGTACGACGACGCGTGGGATGCCGCTGACGCCGATGGCCTCGCATCCGCATGA
- a CDS encoding type II toxin-antitoxin system PemK/MazF family toxin has translation MTDSSIPLLRRGQIVLASLDPAVGSEAGKTRPAMLVSNNAANAAAMRSPRATVTVVPVTSNIARVLPFQVLLPADATGLDRDSKAQAEQVRTIAVSRIVRPVGWAPAELVAAVDEALRLHLSL, from the coding sequence ATGACTGACTCGTCCATCCCGCTCTTGCGCCGAGGACAGATCGTGCTCGCCTCGTTGGATCCTGCGGTCGGGTCCGAAGCGGGCAAGACCAGGCCCGCCATGCTCGTGAGCAACAATGCGGCGAATGCCGCGGCGATGCGATCACCGCGAGCCACGGTGACTGTGGTGCCGGTCACGTCCAACATCGCGCGGGTGTTGCCGTTCCAAGTACTGCTTCCCGCTGACGCCACGGGCCTCGATCGCGATTCGAAGGCGCAGGCCGAGCAGGTGCGCACCATCGCCGTCAGTCGGATCGTGCGTCCGGTCGGTTGGGCTCCGGCCGAACTCGTCGCGGCGGTCGATGAAGCCCTTCGCCTGCACCTCTCGCTCTGA
- a CDS encoding ECF transporter S component, which yields MQNRPRTGGGRSRFRFPTAILLTCAALGVAGGILLAPANWISTLLFLGLPFVSVGLAGLWLLPSVVALRLLRRPLVGLLVGLLAGLVIVPFSGYGFSSVATNLWWAAFTELPFLFVLWRYWGTWLHYLGAAIVGVVYPILAWTSFNLGTFDLSLQITFFAITLASCLGGTALGILIADRLRRAGVGGRLPR from the coding sequence ATGCAGAATCGACCACGCACCGGCGGCGGACGCTCGCGCTTCCGATTCCCGACGGCGATCCTCCTGACCTGTGCCGCACTCGGCGTCGCCGGCGGCATCCTGCTGGCTCCCGCCAACTGGATCTCGACGCTCCTGTTCCTCGGCCTGCCGTTCGTCAGCGTGGGCCTGGCCGGGCTGTGGCTGCTGCCCTCGGTGGTCGCCCTGCGCCTGCTGCGACGCCCCCTGGTCGGCCTGCTGGTGGGACTCCTCGCCGGACTCGTGATCGTCCCGTTCTCGGGCTACGGCTTCAGCAGCGTGGCCACCAATCTCTGGTGGGCGGCGTTCACCGAGCTGCCGTTCCTGTTCGTCCTCTGGCGCTATTGGGGAACCTGGTTGCACTACCTCGGCGCGGCGATCGTCGGCGTCGTCTACCCGATCCTCGCGTGGACGTCGTTCAACCTCGGCACGTTCGACCTGAGCCTGCAGATCACGTTCTTCGCGATCACGCTCGCGAGCTGCCTCGGAGGCACCGCCCTCGGCATCCTGATCGCCGACAGGCTGCGCCGCGCCGGTGTCGGTGGGCGTCTGCCTCGCTGA
- a CDS encoding siderophore-interacting protein, whose protein sequence is MAFSKLVKPESSELIHLSVLRTERLSEHWMRVTLGGGEIERFRPMGFDQWFRLFLPIGGDAGLERVPAKANKMFGYLKFLRIPDGERPVMRNYSVRAHRPATAETGAEIDVDFVLHGSAADGTAGPASRWAETCAPGEHVLIIDEGLTFNPQRGTDRVVLVGDETALPAIASICASLPAHATGTALIEVPSEEDALEFPHPAGVDIVWLVRPHEFPPGSFALARLRDLALPEAPFHAYAAGEQSLASGARKHLVGERGIDKNAVSFCGYWKIGASSPSSKAARDAAAEPLA, encoded by the coding sequence ATGGCATTCAGCAAACTGGTCAAGCCCGAGTCGTCCGAGCTCATCCACCTCAGCGTGCTCCGCACGGAACGGCTCTCCGAGCACTGGATGCGGGTCACGCTCGGCGGAGGCGAGATCGAGAGGTTCCGCCCGATGGGCTTCGACCAGTGGTTCCGGCTGTTCCTGCCGATCGGCGGGGACGCCGGACTCGAGCGGGTGCCGGCGAAGGCGAACAAGATGTTCGGATACCTCAAGTTCCTCCGCATCCCCGACGGCGAGCGCCCGGTCATGCGCAACTACAGCGTGCGAGCGCATCGCCCCGCGACCGCCGAGACCGGCGCCGAGATCGATGTCGACTTCGTGCTGCACGGGTCGGCGGCCGACGGCACGGCCGGCCCCGCGTCGCGGTGGGCTGAGACGTGCGCACCCGGCGAGCACGTGCTGATCATCGACGAGGGACTCACCTTCAACCCGCAGCGTGGCACCGACCGGGTCGTGCTCGTGGGCGACGAGACGGCGCTGCCGGCGATCGCCTCGATCTGCGCCTCCCTCCCCGCGCATGCCACGGGCACCGCGCTCATCGAAGTGCCCAGCGAGGAGGATGCGCTGGAATTCCCGCATCCCGCCGGCGTCGACATCGTCTGGCTCGTGCGTCCGCATGAGTTCCCGCCGGGTTCATTCGCCCTCGCACGACTGCGCGACCTCGCTCTTCCCGAGGCGCCGTTCCACGCGTACGCGGCGGGTGAGCAGTCGCTCGCCTCGGGCGCCCGCAAGCACCTCGTCGGCGAGCGCGGCATCGACAAGAACGCCGTCAGCTTCTGCGGCTACTGGAAGATCGGCGCCTCCTCTCCGTCGTCGAAGGCCGCCCGCGACGCCGCGGCGGAGCCCCTCGCATGA